The proteins below are encoded in one region of Coleofasciculaceae cyanobacterium:
- a CDS encoding shikimate kinase, producing the protein MSNLLQGLNIYLIGMMGSGKTTVSKHLAQSLDYRFIDTDRTIEAIAKKPISAIFEQEGEAYFRDLETKVLAELSVYTRSVISTGGGIIQEQINWSYLRQGLIVWLDVDLETLKKRVAQDRTRPLAEKLELLLETRRPLYAQADIHISTKPEEAPQEVSTQIIKIIPTVLKSQV; encoded by the coding sequence ATGAGTAATTTACTACAAGGTTTAAATATCTATTTAATTGGCATGATGGGTTCAGGAAAGACGACAGTTAGTAAACATCTGGCTCAAAGTCTTGACTATCGCTTTATAGATACAGATCGAACCATAGAAGCGATCGCCAAAAAACCGATTTCGGCAATTTTTGAACAAGAAGGAGAAGCATATTTTCGGGATCTAGAGACTAAAGTATTAGCCGAATTATCGGTTTATACTCGCTCAGTAATTTCCACCGGAGGCGGAATTATTCAAGAACAAATTAACTGGAGTTATCTCAGACAGGGTTTAATTGTCTGGCTCGATGTAGATTTAGAGACATTAAAAAAAAGAGTAGCCCAAGATCGAACTAGACCATTGGCTGAGAAACTAGAATTATTGCTAGAAACTCGTCGTCCTTTGTATGCTCAAGCAGACATCCACATCTCAACTAAGCCAGAAGAAGCCCCCCAAGAAGTATCTACCCAAATCATTAAGATTATTCCAACTGTTCTCAAGTCTCAAGTTTAG
- the rph gene encoding ribonuclease PH, producing the protein MSWKRLDARQPSQLRSHSFQLDFIENPLSSVIIECGKTKVLCTVSVEDRVPKFLLNSGQAWLTAEYRMLPGATNTRHSRELMKLSGRTQEIQRLIGRSLRAAINLQGLGEKTITIDADVLQADAGTRTASITGSYVALAHGINKLIAAGKIKKSSLIEPVAAVSVGLIDGEAFLDLDYSEDVAADVDLNVVMNGKLELIEIQGTAESNSMTRSQLNKMLDLAEKGIKELLQAQETALLSKR; encoded by the coding sequence TTGTCCTGGAAACGTCTAGATGCTCGCCAACCAAGTCAACTTCGCAGTCATAGTTTTCAGTTGGATTTTATCGAAAATCCCTTGTCATCCGTAATTATTGAATGTGGCAAGACTAAGGTTCTCTGCACTGTAAGCGTTGAGGACCGAGTTCCCAAATTTTTGCTCAATAGTGGTCAGGCATGGCTTACTGCCGAATACAGGATGCTACCAGGAGCGACTAACACGCGCCATTCACGGGAACTGATGAAGCTTTCAGGGCGTACCCAAGAAATCCAAAGGTTAATTGGGCGCAGTTTGAGAGCCGCAATAAATCTTCAAGGGTTGGGAGAAAAAACGATTACGATTGATGCTGATGTTCTTCAGGCTGATGCAGGAACACGCACCGCATCGATTACGGGAAGCTATGTAGCGTTAGCCCATGGAATTAATAAATTGATTGCCGCAGGAAAGATTAAAAAATCTTCCTTAATCGAACCTGTGGCGGCGGTATCGGTAGGATTAATTGATGGAGAAGCGTTTTTGGATTTAGACTATTCAGAAGACGTGGCAGCGGATGTAGATTTAAACGTGGTGATGAATGGCAAACTAGAACTGATTGAAATTCAAGGTACAGCTGAGTCTAATAGTATGACGCGATCGCAATTAAACAAGATGCTAGATTTGGCAGAGAAAGGAATTAAAGAATTACTCCAAGCACAAGAGACTGCATTATTAAGTAAACGGTAG
- a CDS encoding DUF6737 family protein: MKLEFNTESTNVWDYKPRWCQPWSIMLTGITIIAGSWLVLHTIWLTIAISLAIITWWVYFLILYPKAFAEYIATKQTKVNLER, translated from the coding sequence ATGAAGCTCGAATTTAATACCGAGTCAACTAACGTTTGGGATTATAAACCCCGATGGTGTCAACCTTGGTCAATTATGCTCACCGGGATCACAATCATTGCTGGTAGCTGGCTAGTGTTACACACTATTTGGCTGACTATTGCTATTTCTTTGGCGATTATTACCTGGTGGGTATACTTTTTAATTCTTTACCCCAAGGCATTTGCCGAATACATAGCAACTAAGCAAACTAAAGTGAATTTAGAGCGCTAA
- the bamD gene encoding outer membrane protein assembly factor BamD produces MTADNQEKFQQKYQAGKQALERGQYRLSIENLEAAQELVAPNSRRGGKAKIWLVTAYQAANKIDEAIALAQDLITHPDTQTREQAKQILYIIKAPVLERPKEWMSEIPDLAKADEGASRYVAAKQKLSSQPVELELEDLEPSPTDAPDNQFVWFALILVILIIGSLVWLSKV; encoded by the coding sequence GTGACGGCAGATAACCAAGAAAAGTTTCAGCAAAAATACCAAGCGGGAAAACAAGCTTTAGAAAGAGGACAATATCGCCTCAGTATTGAAAATTTAGAAGCTGCCCAAGAATTAGTTGCACCTAATTCTCGTCGGGGTGGAAAAGCCAAAATTTGGTTAGTTACCGCTTATCAAGCAGCCAATAAAATCGATGAGGCGATCGCTTTAGCTCAAGACTTAATTACTCATCCTGACACCCAAACCCGCGAACAGGCAAAGCAGATCCTTTATATTATTAAAGCTCCTGTACTGGAGCGACCTAAAGAATGGATGAGCGAAATTCCCGATTTAGCCAAAGCAGACGAAGGCGCATCTCGTTATGTTGCAGCCAAACAGAAACTCTCGTCCCAACCTGTTGAACTAGAACTTGAGGATCTTGAACCCTCTCCCACTGATGCTCCAGATAATCAGTTTGTTTGGTTTGCCTTAATCTTAGTGATTTTAATTATTGGCAGTTTGGTCTGGCTAAGTAAAGTTTAA
- a CDS encoding methyltransferase domain-containing protein yields the protein MSGSQLKADLWINEYITPWDIYTHGVSKVLAYQQTPYQEMYIVETGAFGKGLVLDGKWQSCTVDEFIYHESLVHPGLIAHQNPQRILVLGGGEGATIREVLRWQSVEQVTMIDIDGEVVEACKQHLPEMHQNAFADPRVNLMIADALEVLDTTTETWDLIISDLSDPIESGPSFALFTKEYFTKLKRVLNPGGFVMVQAGPISPPEVKDHARLINTLKSVFSNVTSLSAPTPSYGRAWGFALCSDEPIDGQPQPELVDRLLETKTIGGYRFIDGMTLLGIMQTPLYIRQAIAAETTVYTLDEPPKFFGTGVAS from the coding sequence ATGTCTGGTAGCCAACTTAAAGCAGATCTATGGATCAACGAATATATAACTCCTTGGGACATCTACACTCATGGAGTGAGTAAGGTTCTGGCATATCAACAGACACCTTATCAAGAAATGTACATCGTCGAGACGGGGGCTTTTGGCAAAGGACTAGTTTTAGATGGCAAATGGCAGTCCTGTACCGTGGACGAGTTTATTTATCATGAATCTTTAGTACATCCAGGCTTAATTGCCCATCAAAATCCACAAAGAATTTTAGTTTTGGGCGGTGGCGAAGGTGCAACTATCCGTGAAGTTTTAAGGTGGCAAAGTGTTGAGCAAGTGACAATGATTGATATTGATGGAGAAGTAGTAGAAGCCTGCAAGCAGCACCTCCCTGAAATGCACCAAAACGCTTTTGCCGATCCTCGTGTGAACCTGATGATTGCCGATGCGCTTGAGGTTTTAGACACTACTACCGAAACCTGGGATCTGATTATTTCCGATCTCAGCGATCCGATTGAATCCGGGCCATCGTTTGCCCTGTTTACCAAGGAATATTTTACCAAATTAAAAAGAGTACTCAACCCTGGCGGTTTTGTTATGGTTCAAGCTGGCCCAATATCTCCGCCAGAAGTTAAGGATCATGCTCGTCTGATTAATACTCTCAAATCAGTATTTAGTAATGTAACTTCTCTATCGGCACCGACTCCTTCTTATGGTCGTGCTTGGGGATTTGCGCTTTGTTCTGACGAGCCGATCGATGGTCAACCCCAGCCAGAATTAGTAGATCGTTTACTTGAAACAAAAACCATTGGAGGTTATCGTTTTATCGACGGGATGACTCTTTTAGGTATTATGCAAACCCCTTTATATATTCGTCAAGCGATCGCAGCAGAAACAACTGTTTATACCCTAGATGAACCACCCAAGTTTTTTGGCACAGGGGTTGCCAGTTAG
- the argB gene encoding acetylglutamate kinase, whose amino-acid sequence MLNDSEYFQEAAATRVRILSEALPYIQKFAKRTIVIKYGGAAMKDSSLKTKVINDVVFLSCIGVRPVVIHGGGPEINTWLQKINIQPLFKDGLRVTDAATMDVVEMVLAGRVNKDLVSLINRAGALAVGLCGKDGNLIQARPVGKEGVGFVGEVTNINTGLIETLVSSGYVPVISSVAADENGQAYNINADTVAGEIAAALQAEKLILLTDTSGILYDYHEPSTLIKKLDIQKARELIQQGIVSGGMIPKVSCCVRSLAQGVKAAHILDGRLPHSLLLEILTDEGIGSMIVASELMN is encoded by the coding sequence ATGCTTAACGACAGCGAATATTTTCAAGAAGCAGCAGCGACTCGCGTTCGGATTCTTAGTGAAGCCCTGCCCTATATTCAAAAATTTGCTAAGCGAACCATTGTGATTAAATATGGTGGTGCAGCAATGAAAGATAGTAGCCTCAAGACGAAGGTAATCAACGATGTGGTTTTTCTTTCCTGTATCGGAGTGCGCCCCGTAGTCATTCACGGAGGAGGACCTGAAATCAATACCTGGCTACAGAAAATAAATATTCAGCCCTTGTTTAAGGATGGATTACGGGTCACTGATGCTGCAACCATGGATGTAGTAGAAATGGTTCTAGCAGGTAGAGTAAACAAAGATCTAGTATCACTAATTAATCGTGCGGGAGCTTTGGCAGTAGGTCTGTGTGGTAAAGATGGTAATTTAATTCAAGCCCGTCCAGTTGGCAAAGAAGGAGTCGGCTTTGTGGGGGAAGTTACTAACATTAATACAGGATTAATTGAAACATTAGTTAGCAGTGGTTATGTTCCAGTAATTTCTAGCGTTGCTGCGGACGAAAATGGACAGGCGTATAACATTAATGCCGATACAGTAGCGGGGGAAATTGCCGCAGCTTTACAGGCAGAAAAGCTAATCCTCTTAACTGATACTTCAGGGATATTGTATGACTATCACGAGCCATCAACCCTAATCAAAAAATTAGATATCCAAAAAGCAAGAGAGTTAATTCAACAGGGAATTGTCTCAGGAGGGATGATTCCCAAAGTTTCTTGCTGTGTGCGATCGCTGGCACAAGGAGTTAAGGCAGCTCACATTCTCGATGGTCGTTTACCTCATTCATTACTGCTAGAAATTCTTACCGATGAAGGAATTGGTTCGATGATCGTAGCATCGGAATTGATGAACTAA